The proteins below come from a single Mya arenaria isolate MELC-2E11 chromosome 6, ASM2691426v1 genomic window:
- the LOC128237819 gene encoding uncharacterized protein LOC128237819, with protein sequence MSEQYNSVENKVENWHRYQNDLIQSLSSPASNNPQVSSDSDKMAQHSRGGCAIERNGFNCRLDSVEDEELFGPQASDSTIDTNDVFSHTDLDETRSDKDQCNINYSNVGALPNFDLLDESSGKSSDENPEFNFGYPKSLETPEKFNSGSSGNGSIGINSEDLKSILRHPSGRMYERSQSATDKRDSYRNSRERKYAEIDSPPDFDENFLKNQPIVRKSNSLPDLVTTSQPQSLSPRTCPDVAEIQFHSEGWRSAGSRQKQREAIEGRSWPSATSRPKGIVRHISIAETTEELLYNTEDEPNMVGKEGRQLTSRDRTEEVKLPLKSPSVERRQVLASKSSGYHTGSEGNGSQEKNDDAFSRSTSQISSTVFTSQESEDKGRELEMGKQLEAGKICFQQYTESREPEVGEQLEITVVDNQLKNEQSFEIDVKAGVLAGNLPLVSMQSLNEYGPNEETSEMTYSSEISGEILDSMNNSSWFESQSESLFCSYDSEKTTSNHGNNSPHSSGSSTLTVIDAVRGKESLKSKEQSVREYFHHEEKAISMTEKNLPCMSFTQEDLYPRGDGKIAMESDGKSTELKNSSANSRVVNNEESSLDITGIFEAGAIRKQTSMVGGNIPYHIFSLQESFSITDNVERLAEEDDKKIQKFKRKQNLTSSGSMDTMRSSSSDSPSMAGSPMSAGAQNYKLATENYKMKNRVSQFENLLAEKSPNELSPTDVEQLLNSYRSPSFSIQGSNNIENIHLKCSPSPKSKHF encoded by the exons ATGTCTGAGCAGTACAATTCCGTGGAAAACAAAGTTGAAAATTGGCACAGGTATCAGAACGATTTGATTCAGTCTTTGTCATCACCCGCCTCGAACAACCCACAAGTTTCGTCAGACAGTGACAAAATGGCTCAACATTCAAGAGGAGGTTGTGCAATTGAAAGGAATGGTTTTAACTGCAGGCTTGATTCAGTTGAGGATGAGGAGTTGTTTGGGCCACAAGCATCAGATAGCACCATAGATACTAACGATGTCTTTTCGCATACTGACCTGGATGAAACAAGGTCAGATAAAGACCaatgcaatataaattataGCAACGTTGGAGCTCTTCCAAACTTTGACCTGCTGGATGAATCATCTGGGAAAAGCAGTGATGAAAATCCAGAATTTAATTTTGGATACCCGAAGTCACTTGAAACACCTGAGAAATTCAATTCGGGTTCATCAGGTAATGGTAGCATTGGCATTAATTCTGAGGACCTTAAGAGCATTTTGAGACATCCAAGTGGAAGGATGTATGAACGAAGCCAATCTGCAACAGATAAAAGAGACAGTTATAGAAATAGCAGAGAAAGAAAATATGCTGAAATAGATTCCCCACCAGATTTTGACGAAAATTTCCTAAAAAACCAGCCTATAGTAAGAAAGTCAAACAGCCTACCAGACCTTGTAACAACCAGCCAGCCTCAGTCATTGTCACCCAGAACTTGCCCAGACGTCGCTGAGATTCAGTTTCATTCTGAGGGGTGGAGGAGTGCTGGTAGTCGACAGAAACAACGGGAGGCCATAGAAGGACGTAGCTGGCCGTCTGCAACAAGCAGACCAAAGGGCATAGTACGTCACATCAGCATTGCAGAGACAACGGAAGAGCTGTTATATAACACTGAGGATGAGCCAAACATGGTTGGGAAAGAAGGAAGACAGCTAACCAGCAGGGACCGCACTGAGGAGGTTAAGCTACCTCTTAAGTCACCTTCTGTTGAACGGAGACAGGTCCTGGCCTCCAAGTCCAGTGGATACCATACAG GCAGCGAGGGTAATGGTAGCCAAGAAAAGAATGATGATGCGTTCAGTAGAAGCACCTCACAGATTTCAAGCACAGTGTTCACATCACAAGAGAGTGAGGACAAAGGCAGGGAGCTGGAAATGGGCAAACAGCTTGAAGCCGGAAAGATTTGTTTCCAGCAGTATACTGAAAGCAGGGAACCAGAAGTAGGCGAACAGCTGGAAATTACAGTGGTTGATAACCAGCTTAAGAATGAACAATCGTTCGAAATTGATGTCAAAGCTGGAGTTCTTGCTGGCAATTTACCCCTCGTGTCAATGCAGTCTTTAAATGAATATGGGCCTAACGAGGAAACAAGTGAAATGACATACAGTTCAGAAATTTCGGGGGAAATATTGGACTCGATGAATAACAGTAGCTGGTTTGAGTCACAGAGTGAGAGTTTGTTTTGCTCCTATGATTCTGAAAAAACAACTAGTAATCATGGAAATAATAGTCCACATAGCAGCGGAAGTAGCACACTGACAGTTATTGATGCTGTTCGAGGTAAAGAAAGTCTCAAGAGTAAGGAACAATCTGTTAGAGAATACTTCCATCATGAAGAAAAAGCTATTTCAATGACAGAAAAGAACCTACCGTGCATGAGTTTTACACAAGAAGATCTCTATCCTCGAGGTGATGGCAAGATAGCCATGGAGAGTGATGGAAAGTCAACTGAATTAAAGAACTCTTCAGCCAATAGCAGAGTTGTAAACAATGAAGAATCAAGTTTAGACATTACTGGCATCTTTGAAGCTGGGGCTATTAGAAAGCAGACAAGCATGGTCGGGGGTAACATACCTTATCATATTTTTTCTCTTCAAGAAAGTTTTAGTATTACAGACAATGTAGAAAGACTAGCAGAAGAAGATGATAAGAAGATACAGAAGTTTAAACGAAAACAGAACCTGACCTCATCAGGAAGTATGGACACAATGCGTAGCTCTTCGTCCGACAGTCCCAGTATGGCTGGATCACCTATGAGCGCAGGGGCTCAAAATTACAAG CTGGCCACAGAAAATTACAAGATGAAGAATAGAGTGTCCCAGTTTGAGAATCTCCTCGCT